A segment of the Panacibacter ginsenosidivorans genome:
GAACGAAAACCAACATAGTATCCTTTATCATCTCCGGCTACTACATACCACAACCAATTTTGCAGAGGTGCGGGTGTTGTAAAATATCTTGTGTAAGTTATGTTTTGTGTTTTGAAAATTTCTTTTACATCTGAGTTGATCTGTACTTTATTAAAAATACAATACAGCAAGTAAACCGCACTAAAACCAATGCCTGCCTGCCACCATCTTTTTCTGAGTGGGTTATTTCTTTTTAACCAGATCAAAGCAATACATGCCACGCCTGACCATACAGAGAAAAATGGATCTGCCACATAAATTGCATTAAATGAGATACGTTCTTTACTAAAAGGTTCAAACCAACCCACACCATAGTTATTGAATGCATCAATAAATATGTGTATGAATATAACAGCACCAAAAAAGAGCAACCATTTTCGGAGGCTTATATTATGTGGCCTGTGTAAGCGCTCTGCAAGTAGTGCCAACAGTGGTGTAATGAGTGCACAAAACAAAAATGAATGCGTAAAGCCACGATGTGCCAATAAGCCCGAAGATGTATCCATCCAGAGAGATGCGGTAAAATCAATATCAGGAATGCTTTGTGCCAACGCGCCCCAAAGCATAGCTTTTTTGCCAAGTTTTTTGCCGGCAAACGCTTCGCCCATACAGGCGCCTAATGCTATATGAGTAATTGAATCCATATGCCGATCAGCTATACAATAAAGTTACTGTATAATATAATCGCTATTATTTATAATGCGCTATAAATAGGGGCAGTTTAACTTCTTTCATAAGTACATCAGCCATACTTTCCCTAAACCACCGGCTTACAGCGCCCCTGCGATATGCTCCCATAATCACCAGCGCATTTGCCTGGTCATTTTTTAAGTATTTTATTATTTCATCCTCCACCAACCCACGTGTTACTATGAATTTTGCCTTAGGGAAATGTCTCTTTAAAAATTCTTTTATGAGTTTGTTATCTTTTAAGTGCATGTAAGAATCAGTTGGATTTACAGACAACACCTCGGTATCCAGGTGTTTCATTTGTGGCAATAAATAACTGAACATTTTAATTGCATATACAGAAGATGGGCTTCCATCATATAATAAAATCAATTTCTGTATTGGTTTGTACCTCTGTGGAACTATTAATGTAGGGCATTGCACATCTGTAAGAAGCTCACGGATAAATCGTGTTGGTATCTTTTCTGTATAATGCGTAAGCGTTTCTTTGGAATCTATCACTAGTAAATCTGCATATATACTTTCATGTAATAAGCCAATTAAGGCAATATTCTTGTCATGATGAATACTATATTCCAATTTCTCTTTTTGACACGATTTTTCAAAATTATCTGTTGCGAGTTTCCTGGTAGCTTTATCTTTATCTTCATGCTCTTTTATCAATTCATTGGAAAC
Coding sequences within it:
- a CDS encoding metal-dependent hydrolase — translated: MDSITHIALGACMGEAFAGKKLGKKAMLWGALAQSIPDIDFTASLWMDTSSGLLAHRGFTHSFLFCALITPLLALLAERLHRPHNISLRKWLLFFGAVIFIHIFIDAFNNYGVGWFEPFSKERISFNAIYVADPFFSVWSGVACIALIWLKRNNPLRKRWWQAGIGFSAVYLLYCIFNKVQINSDVKEIFKTQNITYTRYFTTPAPLQNWLWYVVAGDDKGYYVGFRSLFDSRKAINFQYFLRNDTLLKSIEDHEDLQKLIRFSQQFYTVEQWKDTLVFNDLRFGQIIGWQNPHAKFVFYYYLQHPEDNRLVVQRGRFQGWNDKTLISLLQRIRGN
- a CDS encoding universal stress protein; the protein is MKKIITAFDGLKYSKCAESYALFLAKQTNAHMVGVFMDDPIYTSYKISDVMVKGNVSNELIKEHEDKDKATRKLATDNFEKSCQKEKLEYSIHHDKNIALIGLLHESIYADLLVIDSKETLTHYTEKIPTRFIRELLTDVQCPTLIVPQRYKPIQKLILLYDGSPSSVYAIKMFSYLLPQMKHLDTEVLSVNPTDSYMHLKDNKLIKEFLKRHFPKAKFIVTRGLVEDEIIKYLKNDQANALVIMGAYRRGAVSRWFRESMADVLMKEVKLPLFIAHYK